From one Mya arenaria isolate MELC-2E11 chromosome 4, ASM2691426v1 genomic stretch:
- the LOC128231590 gene encoding uncharacterized protein LOC128231590 yields MHIQVEERVFSSIADSSGCLGSALVAGDSNVHRIQAAIQNWSTIRCLPVSGAKFVNDKKGFVAVLQLSLKKEFYPCVYIHLGSNDVQAREDVFYRRVTEVCDSIHETSPETEIVLCSILPRKKNDRRVSSTLARVFNRWIQNANTMLMDISEAIPYIRFLGYGAQECADVLGRDGLHLSRVGGRHCSQVIEEDVYSWSEIAYQQDVHWNEDIRQPHSAEIDASSFDQCLAAAVEPVSDQNVQASKQPLYSEIVRLPAAEVPDVTSVQHNVKLPRRNVLKVDECARSARPCNHRSNKHRRARRRKFTQHRQLKVQRSEQYKDHVEILLTSDVTVKVKADNVHSIWMCPKEDAITTKKRLPVCSTMTGVKKINKQTWFDCPLCPVKCSREDFLLDHFCRRHVPGGTKYKKNTDNSFCHRKSTKSSRSQPNSKSTISTSSLNPVEKTSPPHQDELDIADHADFSKLKLLLSNDVEQNPGPTYHCEWNNCGFIGLTTTRMGQHLRQHGREEECKWAQCNGFQRTSYEDLELHIIHDHFFDDRITFPSLDDWLEYLPEKRIDPETTDLRFCPKHLRSKLKLLLFDEDYLDMPTNKSYTMSDHLCTLDFEICFSLSEQTPTLASSFAVEKGQQVPPEVPPEIHHVFNV; encoded by the exons ATGCACATCCAGGTCGAGGAGCGTGTGTTTTCTTCCATTGCAGATTCAAGTGGATGTCTTGGTAGTGCGCTTGTGGCAGGTGATTCCAACGTACATCGTATCCAAGCAGCGATTCAAAATTGGTCCACTATTCGATGCCTCCCAGTATCAG GAGCCAAGTTTGTGAATGACAAGAAGGGATTTGTGGCAGTTCTGCAGCTTTCATTGAAGAAGGAGTTTTACCCATGTGTCTATATTCATCTTGGCTCCAATGATGTTCAAGCCAGAGAGGATGTGTTTTATAG gagAGTCACTGAGGTATGTGATAGTATCCACGAGACGAGTCCGGAAACTGagattgttttatgttctattcTGCCACGAAAAAAGAATGACAGACGAGTATCTTCAACATTAGCGAGAGTCTTCAACAGATGGATCCAGAATGCTAACACCATGCTAATGGACATTTCAGAGGCCATCCCATACATCAGATTCCTTGGATATGGAGCTCAg gAATGTGCTGATGTGTTGGGTCGTGATGGACTTCATCTGAGTCGTGTTGGTGGTAGACATTGTAGTCAGGTGATTGAGGAGGATGTGTATTCCTGGAGTGAAATAGCCTATCAGCAGGATGTACATTGGAATGAAGACATACGCCAACCACATTCAGCAGAGATTGATGCATCAAGCTTTGACCAGtg CCTGGCAGCTGCTGTTGAACCAGTCAGTGACCAGAATGTCCAGGCCAGCAAGCAGCCTCTGTACTCGGAAATAGTCCGTTTG CCAGCAGCTGAAGTTCCAGATGTTACCTCAGTGCAGCATAATGTGAAGTTACCAAGGCGCAATGTATTGAAG GTTGATGAATGTGCTAGATCAGCCAGACCATGTAACCACAGATCAAACAAACATCGAAGGGCAAGGCGAAGAAAATTTACGCAACACAGACAGCTGAAAGTTCaaag aTCTGAGCAGTATAAAGATCACGTTGAAATTCTGTTGACATCTGATGTAACGGTAAAGGTGAAGGCAGACAATGTACATAGCATCTGGATG TGCCCGAAAGAAGACGCCATTACCACAAAGAAGCGCCTACCTGTCTGCTCTACAATGACTGGAGTTAAGAAGATAAACAAG CAGACATGGTTTGACTGCCCCCTTTGCCCAGTGAAGTGTTCAAGAGAAGATTTCCTACTGGACCATTTCTGTCGACGCCATGTTCCTGGAGGGACCAAATACAAGAAGAACACTGACAATTCTTTCTGTCATCGG AAATCAACGAAGAGCAGCAGAAGTCAGCCAAACTCGAAGAGCACCATTTCAACATCCAGCCTGAACCCTGTAGAAAAAACTTCACCTCCCCATCAAG ATGAATTGGATATCGCAGATCACGCCGATTTCTCcaaattaaaattacttttatcaaatgatGTTGAGCAAAATCCTGGACCT ACCTATCACTGTGAATGGAATAATTGTGGATTCATCGGGCTAACAACAACCAGAATGGGACAACACCTGCGACAACATGGACGAGAAGAGGAATGCAAATGGGCGCAATGCAATGGATTTCAGCGAACGAGCTACGAAGACCTGGAGTTACACATTATACACGACCACTTCTTTGAT gaCAGAATCACCTTTCCTTCCCTAGATGATTGGCTGGAATATCTCCCAGAAAAAAGAATCGACCCAGAAACCACTGATTTACGCTTCTGTCCAAAACACCTG AGAAGCAAGCTGAAGTTGTTACTGTTTGATGAGGACTACCTGGACATGCCGACAAACAAATCATACACAATGAGCGACCACCTGTGTACACTGGATTTTGAAA TATGTTTCAGTTTGAGCGAACAGACTCCAACTTTGGCTTCCAGCTTTGCTGTTGAGAAAGGTCAACAAGTTCCACCAGAAGTTCCACCAGAAATACATCACGTCTTTaat GTTTGA